In one window of Ferriphaselus amnicola DNA:
- the gloA gene encoding lactoylglutathione lyase, which produces MRILHTMIRTADLDRSIAFYTQILGMKLLRRKDYPEGRFTLAFVGYGDEAEYAAIELTHNWDTQSYDLGTGFGHLAIEVDDASSYCSQVRKNGGQVVREAGPMKHGSTVIAFLRDPDGYMIELIEKKS; this is translated from the coding sequence ATGCGCATACTCCATACCATGATCCGTACCGCCGACCTTGATCGGTCGATTGCTTTCTACACTCAAATCTTGGGCATGAAGTTATTGCGTCGCAAAGACTATCCCGAAGGTAGATTCACCTTGGCGTTCGTAGGCTATGGGGATGAGGCGGAGTATGCGGCCATTGAGTTGACCCACAACTGGGACACACAAAGCTATGACCTAGGTACTGGGTTCGGTCATCTTGCGATTGAGGTGGATGATGCTAGTTCTTACTGCTCGCAGGTCAGGAAAAATGGCGGTCAGGTGGTTCGAGAAGCAGGTCCGATGAAGCATGGGAGCACGGTGATTGCATTTTTGCGTGACCCAGACGGCTATATGATTGAACTCATCGAGAAAAAATCCTGA
- the rnr gene encoding ribonuclease R, giving the protein MTKKKKSVRELDPFLEREREQYENPLPSREYILQILSDQGAPVSEESLYELLHIELSEETLFSRRLRAMERDGQLMRNRRNAICIVDKLDLIKGKVQGHPDGFGFLVPEDGSGDLVLSAKEMHKVLHGDTVMARVSGQDRKGRREGHIVEVLERANSRVVGRLYDEHGILFVVAENRRISQDILVAPGGAGEAKVGQVVVLEIVQHPNKHAQPIGKVVEVLGNYADSGMEIEIALRKHDLPHEFPHAVETQAKGFSQTVSEADWAGREDIRHLPLVTIDGETARDFDDAVYCEPKGKGFRLLVAIADVSHYVQPHDALDKEALLRGNSVYFPRRVIPMLPEELSNGLCSINPAVDRLCMVCDMEITSAGEIRRYRFYPSVMHSHARLTYNQVAAMLEVPDGDEAQQFAAVLPHLQNLHELFQRLLAAREKRGAIDFETVETQMIFTDQGKIERIVPVKRNDAHRLIEECMLAANVCAARLLEEHKHHVLYRCHQGPTPEKLVALREFLGEFGLQLGGEDEPQAGDYSKVLKRVKGRPDAPLLQTVMLRSLRQAVYDPENVGHFGLGYEAYAHFTSPIRRYPDLLVHRAIKAVLQKKQYQPGQAWEALGEHCSMTERRADDATRDVEAWLKCFYMRDHLGSVFPGTISSVTGFGLFVSLDDIYTEGLIHVSELGEDYFHFDSARHQMLGERSGQRYRLGDRVRVRVVRVDMESLRIDFVLDGAPLRYGNPGQTDAPAPKTASKPAAKKRKK; this is encoded by the coding sequence ATGACCAAGAAGAAAAAAAGTGTGCGTGAGTTGGATCCGTTTCTAGAGCGCGAACGGGAGCAGTATGAGAATCCGTTACCGAGTCGCGAATATATCCTGCAAATTCTGAGCGATCAGGGTGCGCCGGTCAGTGAAGAGTCTCTGTATGAGCTTTTGCATATAGAGTTGAGCGAGGAAACATTGTTCTCTCGCCGCCTGCGTGCGATGGAACGCGACGGGCAGCTTATGCGCAACCGACGCAATGCGATCTGCATTGTCGATAAGCTAGATCTGATCAAGGGTAAGGTGCAAGGCCATCCTGATGGTTTTGGCTTCCTAGTGCCCGAAGATGGCAGCGGTGATTTGGTGCTGTCCGCCAAAGAGATGCACAAGGTTTTGCATGGCGACACGGTGATGGCGCGGGTTTCCGGCCAAGATCGCAAGGGGCGTCGCGAGGGTCATATCGTGGAGGTGCTGGAGCGAGCCAACTCTCGCGTGGTCGGGCGTTTGTATGATGAACACGGCATTCTGTTTGTCGTGGCGGAGAATCGTCGCATCTCGCAGGATATTCTGGTGGCACCAGGCGGAGCGGGCGAAGCCAAGGTGGGGCAGGTCGTGGTGCTTGAGATCGTTCAACATCCGAATAAGCACGCGCAGCCTATCGGTAAGGTAGTCGAGGTGTTAGGCAATTACGCTGATTCGGGCATGGAGATCGAGATCGCGCTGCGCAAGCACGATCTGCCCCACGAATTCCCGCATGCGGTGGAGACGCAGGCTAAGGGTTTTAGCCAAACCGTGTCCGAGGCTGACTGGGCTGGTCGCGAAGACATCCGCCATCTGCCGCTGGTCACCATCGACGGCGAGACCGCGCGCGACTTCGATGACGCTGTTTATTGCGAACCTAAGGGTAAGGGCTTCCGTCTGCTGGTCGCCATCGCCGACGTCAGCCATTACGTGCAGCCGCACGATGCCTTGGACAAAGAAGCGCTGCTGCGCGGCAATTCGGTTTATTTCCCGCGTCGCGTCATCCCCATGCTGCCCGAGGAATTGTCCAACGGTCTGTGCTCGATCAACCCCGCTGTAGATCGGTTGTGCATGGTGTGTGACATGGAGATCACCAGCGCGGGCGAAATCCGCCGCTATCGTTTCTATCCTTCGGTGATGCACTCGCACGCGCGTTTGACCTATAACCAGGTCGCTGCGATGTTGGAGGTGCCGGATGGTGACGAAGCGCAGCAGTTCGCTGCCGTGTTGCCGCACCTTCAGAACTTGCACGAGCTGTTCCAGAGGTTGCTGGCGGCCCGCGAGAAGCGGGGTGCCATCGATTTCGAGACGGTCGAGACGCAAATGATCTTTACCGATCAAGGCAAGATCGAGCGTATCGTGCCGGTGAAGCGTAACGACGCGCATCGCTTGATCGAAGAATGTATGCTGGCCGCCAACGTCTGCGCGGCACGCTTACTCGAAGAGCACAAACATCACGTGCTGTACCGCTGTCACCAAGGCCCGACACCGGAGAAGCTGGTTGCGTTGCGCGAGTTCTTGGGCGAGTTCGGTTTGCAACTCGGTGGTGAAGACGAGCCACAGGCAGGCGATTACTCCAAGGTGCTCAAACGCGTCAAAGGCCGTCCCGATGCGCCACTGCTGCAAACCGTGATGCTGCGTTCTTTGCGCCAAGCCGTGTACGACCCAGAGAACGTCGGCCATTTCGGACTCGGCTACGAGGCCTACGCCCACTTCACTTCGCCCATCCGCCGTTATCCTGACCTGTTAGTGCATCGCGCCATCAAGGCCGTGTTACAGAAAAAACAATACCAGCCGGGGCAGGCGTGGGAAGCGCTGGGCGAACATTGTTCGATGACCGAGCGCCGCGCTGACGACGCCACCCGCGACGTGGAAGCCTGGCTGAAATGCTTCTATATGCGCGATCACCTCGGCAGCGTGTTCCCCGGCACCATCTCGTCTGTCACCGGCTTCGGCCTGTTCGTGTCTTTGGACGATATCTACACCGAGGGCTTGATTCACGTCTCTGAGTTGGGCGAAGACTATTTCCACTTCGATTCTGCCCGCCACCAGATGCTGGGTGAGCGTAGCGGTCAGCGTTATCGTTTGGGCGACCGCGTGCGCGTGCGCGTGGTCCGGGTGGACATGGAAAGCCTGCGCATCGACTTCGTGCTGGATGGCGCGCCGTTGCGCTACGGTAATCCGGGTCAGACGGATGCTCCAGCACCCAAAACAGCAAGTAAACCTGCCGCCAAGAAGAGGAAGAAATAA
- the rlmB gene encoding 23S rRNA (guanosine(2251)-2'-O)-methyltransferase RlmB — protein sequence MADLRLIHGFHAVTARLRQRSDSVHEIYVQADRRDQRARDLLKQAEQQGVRVIMVDGKRLDGLAGGNRHQGVAARVDASQRVQHLEDVLDTLEDVPLLLVLDGVTDPHNLGACLRSADAFGVHAVIAPKDRAVGINATVEKVACGAAETVPYITVTNLARTLKELQERGIWVVGAAGEATTSLNEFRHTGPLAWVLGAEGEGLRRLTRETCDELVKIPMMGSVESLNVSVSTGICLFETRRQRAA from the coding sequence ATGGCTGATCTGCGACTGATCCACGGCTTCCATGCCGTCACCGCGCGCCTGCGACAACGCTCTGATAGCGTCCATGAAATCTACGTGCAAGCCGACCGCCGTGACCAACGCGCGCGCGACCTGCTTAAACAAGCTGAACAGCAAGGTGTTCGCGTCATCATGGTGGATGGCAAGCGTCTGGACGGGCTGGCCGGTGGCAATCGCCATCAAGGCGTTGCCGCCCGCGTGGATGCCAGCCAGCGCGTGCAACATCTGGAAGATGTGCTCGATACGCTGGAAGACGTGCCGTTGTTGCTGGTGCTGGATGGCGTGACGGATCCGCACAATCTAGGCGCGTGTCTGCGTAGTGCGGACGCTTTTGGTGTTCATGCCGTCATTGCGCCCAAAGATAGAGCCGTCGGCATCAATGCTACGGTGGAAAAGGTCGCCTGCGGCGCTGCCGAGACCGTGCCCTACATCACCGTCACCAACTTGGCACGCACTCTCAAGGAATTGCAGGAGCGTGGCATCTGGGTAGTTGGCGCAGCAGGGGAGGCGACCACCAGCCTCAACGAATTCCGCCACACCGGCCCGCTGGCCTGGGTGCTGGGTGCTGAAGGCGAGGGGCTGCGCCGCCTTACCCGCGAAACTTGCGACGAGTTGGTGAAGATACCGATGATGGGCAGCGTCGAAAGTTTGAACGTCTCGGTGAGTACCGGCATTTGCCTGTTTGAAACGAGACGGCAGCGGGCAGCTTAG
- a CDS encoding tetratricopeptide repeat protein, with product MRYFVSCLSLVIVGLPCIVHADSYFYAGEVTFLALSGKDCAGQNVGDKRPIELALEVNGKHITGFSEIKDASLGRIDGNNAHSLALEYSDPTIADGHEISLQGIKTPSLSGELRERKLKPDEDGCNWSRGEITAKLMPRTAEAEAHLQGLPATFNASRDEHVAWRRDPKAYAEIARLSPEVIQAESADSENLQIAVALREQLQPLYEKTFGIDHPQSVGNIDRRAELLEKIIEATQNPTTLQFETVLKLREQLQSRFEKLYGTNSEQCLYNIILRANLLRELHKSAAELALREHILKVAQENFPNVVAISAFHLGETLEKLNRKEDAIAAFGKAIAADEKRYGLDHPEVATDLSSQARLYSDLNQFAKALPLLQRALAIRENANGLESVETARACSNLAHVYHSNGQYELALPLNLRALTIREKVLGSNHEDTAESVNNLAVLYEGMGRYELGIAYQKRRLAIAEKSDGSDSLETAHSLNNLAAMYDKMGLYQEALPLCQRGLLIREKLLGSDHTTTAESLQILARIFESQNQLDKALPIYQRALAIREKTLGASAPDTATSLGALGSLYLKMSLYEKALPLLQRALKINEEVFGGSHPETAISLFQLSRLYADVGNYDQAILYAQRSLTISETALGVMHAYTANALDHLANLYGALGQHAQAIPMKLRALAIREKVFGAESEMVAISLNNLAYSYREMTQYDKALPLYQRALAMKEKVLGPEHASIAISLNNLAEIYVALGQYDKALHLNQRALAIREKTLGAEHIDTASSLNNLATLYLELDDYIQALPLLQRVLAIETKILGESNIRTSTTLNNLGNAYYYLGRYSEALPLFLKALAIREEVLGNTHKDTALAVINLAGLYKATDVLDKALPLYQRAYLILQSANSPDILQSAQRSLGNFYAAQSNPSAAIFYLKSAVNTMQSIRADSKGLDKGLQKSLLKKNEQVYKTLANLLVAEGRLAEAQQVLAMLKEDEYFDFIRRDAKADTRGIRMSFSGAEKPYAEQLDKLGSEGAALVDQLNALNKQAKLGLTPEQEQQRTQAAKQLDAQTKQTQIVLDDLPRQLPVAQQRQLAQQHAEQVALAGGVQQQLGQLGQGVTLIQYLLLGDKIQIILTDANRQIAREAPLGEAALYPKLVALRKALEDPRLDPRPWAQELYQSLIAPIEADIKTSRTLMLSLDGALRYIPFSTLFDGQRYLVERYRLSIYTAAAKDKLTAAANPQWTISGLGVTQAHTGFSALPGVQVELAGIVGKNGIPGETHLDQEFTAEQMQASLKQGNPVLHLASHFQFTPGTEADSYLLLGDGSHLSLKDIRQGDYPFGQLDLLTLSACATAMHGGQEANGKEVEGFGALAQIKGAKGVLATLWPIADASTAQLMQTLYRSRQQQHLNKAEALRQAQLTLLHGSSTSVNLASTTERGAERLEGRATSASEAPAFEVNAMAPFAHPYYWAPFILMGNWL from the coding sequence ATGCGATATTTTGTTAGTTGCTTAAGCTTAGTTATAGTTGGCCTGCCTTGCATTGTTCATGCAGATAGTTATTTCTATGCTGGCGAAGTTACTTTCCTAGCGTTATCGGGTAAGGACTGTGCGGGACAGAACGTAGGTGATAAACGCCCTATCGAATTGGCTTTGGAGGTCAATGGTAAGCACATCACCGGATTCAGTGAAATCAAAGATGCAAGTCTTGGGCGTATAGATGGAAATAATGCTCACTCGCTTGCTCTTGAGTATTCTGATCCAACCATTGCAGATGGTCATGAAATTAGCCTACAAGGCATAAAGACTCCCAGCTTATCTGGAGAATTGCGCGAGCGAAAACTTAAGCCTGACGAGGACGGTTGCAACTGGTCTCGAGGGGAGATTACTGCAAAATTAATGCCTCGCACTGCCGAAGCTGAGGCGCATTTACAAGGGCTGCCAGCAACCTTTAATGCAAGTAGAGACGAACATGTCGCATGGCGGCGAGACCCCAAAGCCTATGCTGAAATCGCACGGCTATCTCCCGAAGTTATTCAGGCTGAATCTGCAGATTCGGAAAACCTCCAAATTGCAGTTGCTTTGCGTGAGCAACTACAACCCCTATATGAAAAAACATTTGGTATAGACCATCCGCAAAGCGTGGGAAATATCGATCGACGTGCCGAACTATTAGAAAAGATTATTGAGGCTACTCAAAATCCAACAACACTTCAATTTGAAACTGTACTGAAATTACGCGAGCAACTGCAATCGCGTTTTGAAAAGCTTTATGGCACCAATAGCGAACAATGTTTGTACAACATAATTTTGCGCGCCAACCTATTGAGAGAGTTGCATAAAAGTGCTGCCGAATTGGCGTTGCGCGAGCATATTCTTAAAGTTGCCCAGGAAAACTTTCCCAATGTGGTTGCTATCTCTGCTTTTCATCTTGGCGAAACGCTGGAAAAGCTTAACCGCAAGGAAGACGCAATTGCCGCATTTGGCAAAGCTATAGCTGCCGATGAAAAGCGTTATGGGTTGGATCATCCAGAAGTGGCTACTGATTTGAGTAGTCAAGCACGCTTATATTCTGACTTGAATCAATTTGCTAAAGCATTGCCTTTGCTTCAACGTGCATTGGCGATTCGCGAGAATGCTAATGGATTGGAAAGTGTCGAAACGGCTCGTGCTTGCAGTAACTTGGCGCATGTCTATCATTCAAACGGTCAGTATGAGTTGGCATTGCCACTTAACCTGCGTGCACTTACTATACGTGAAAAGGTGTTAGGCAGTAACCATGAAGACACGGCTGAGAGTGTAAATAATTTGGCAGTGTTGTACGAGGGCATGGGGCGTTATGAGTTAGGGATTGCATATCAAAAACGACGTTTGGCAATTGCTGAGAAAAGTGATGGTTCAGACAGTCTTGAGACAGCGCATAGCCTGAATAATTTGGCCGCCATGTACGACAAAATGGGCTTGTATCAGGAAGCCTTGCCACTTTGCCAGCGTGGTTTGTTGATCCGTGAAAAATTGCTGGGTTCAGATCACACTACGACAGCGGAATCGCTCCAAATTTTAGCTAGAATTTTTGAGAGTCAAAATCAACTTGATAAAGCATTGCCCATATATCAACGCGCACTAGCGATACGTGAAAAAACATTGGGAGCCTCCGCCCCTGATACTGCAACGAGTTTAGGTGCATTAGGTAGCCTATACCTCAAGATGAGCCTGTACGAGAAAGCGTTACCTCTACTTCAGCGTGCTTTAAAAATTAATGAGGAAGTTTTTGGGGGTTCACATCCTGAAACAGCTATCAGCTTGTTTCAGCTTTCACGTTTGTATGCAGATGTAGGAAATTACGATCAAGCCATTCTTTATGCACAGCGCTCGCTAACAATAAGTGAGACAGCGCTGGGAGTGATGCATGCTTATACCGCTAATGCACTGGATCATTTGGCGAATTTGTACGGAGCCCTTGGACAACACGCGCAAGCCATTCCCATGAAATTGCGTGCATTGGCCATTCGTGAAAAAGTCTTTGGTGCAGAAAGTGAGATGGTCGCAATTAGCTTAAATAACCTAGCCTATTCGTACCGCGAGATGACTCAATACGATAAGGCACTGCCGTTATACCAGCGAGCTTTAGCAATGAAAGAAAAAGTGCTTGGTCCTGAACATGCAAGTATCGCGATAAGTCTGAATAACCTGGCTGAAATTTATGTGGCTCTAGGCCAGTATGATAAGGCCTTACATTTAAATCAGCGCGCCTTGGCGATTCGAGAAAAAACACTTGGTGCTGAACATATAGATACAGCTTCCAGCCTCAATAATTTAGCAACCCTCTATTTAGAGCTCGACGACTATATTCAAGCTTTGCCGCTACTTCAACGGGTGTTGGCGATTGAAACCAAGATACTTGGTGAAAGTAACATCAGAACGTCAACAACGCTAAATAATTTGGGCAACGCATATTATTATCTGGGGCGATACAGCGAGGCATTACCGTTGTTTTTAAAAGCCTTAGCAATACGTGAAGAAGTGCTGGGTAATACTCATAAAGACACCGCACTGGCTGTGATAAATCTTGCGGGATTGTATAAGGCAACCGATGTCCTCGATAAAGCGCTTCCACTATATCAACGTGCTTACCTAATTCTTCAATCTGCGAACAGTCCTGATATTTTGCAATCAGCCCAACGTAGTTTAGGCAATTTTTACGCTGCTCAATCCAACCCATCTGCAGCCATTTTCTATCTAAAAAGCGCCGTAAACACCATGCAGTCCATCCGTGCCGATTCAAAGGGGTTGGACAAAGGTTTGCAGAAATCCCTGCTCAAGAAAAACGAACAGGTATATAAAACGCTTGCTAACCTACTGGTTGCTGAAGGTCGTCTGGCCGAAGCACAACAAGTTTTAGCTATGCTCAAAGAAGACGAATATTTTGACTTCATTCGGCGCGATGCTAAAGCTGATACACGCGGCATACGCATGAGCTTCAGTGGCGCCGAGAAGCCCTATGCCGAGCAACTGGACAAACTGGGGAGTGAGGGGGCTGCACTAGTTGATCAACTCAATGCCTTGAACAAACAAGCTAAGCTCGGCTTGACTCCTGAGCAGGAACAACAACGTACTCAAGCTGCCAAACAACTCGATGCGCAAACCAAACAAACCCAAATCGTTCTTGATGATTTGCCACGACAATTACCAGTCGCACAGCAACGGCAACTCGCCCAGCAGCATGCTGAACAGGTCGCCCTGGCGGGTGGTGTGCAGCAACAGCTGGGTCAACTCGGACAGGGAGTCACCCTGATTCAATACCTGTTGCTGGGAGACAAGATACAAATCATCCTGACTGATGCCAATCGGCAGATCGCCCGCGAGGCTCCTCTGGGCGAAGCGGCGCTGTACCCCAAACTCGTTGCGCTGCGCAAAGCTTTGGAAGACCCTCGTCTTGATCCACGTCCTTGGGCGCAGGAACTTTATCAAAGTCTGATCGCGCCCATCGAGGCCGACATCAAGACCAGCCGAACTCTCATGCTGTCACTGGATGGTGCGCTACGCTATATCCCATTCTCGACCCTATTCGATGGGCAGCGATATTTGGTTGAGCGTTATCGTTTGTCAATCTACACAGCGGCAGCTAAAGACAAACTCACCGCAGCGGCGAATCCGCAATGGACGATCAGCGGTCTAGGAGTGACTCAAGCGCATACCGGCTTTAGCGCCTTGCCCGGTGTTCAAGTCGAACTGGCGGGGATCGTCGGTAAGAACGGGATTCCCGGAGAGACCCACCTAGATCAAGAGTTTACCGCTGAACAAATGCAAGCCAGCCTGAAACAAGGCAATCCGGTGTTGCACCTCGCCAGCCATTTTCAATTCACGCCGGGAACCGAGGCCGACTCTTATTTGTTGCTGGGCGATGGTAGCCACCTCAGTCTCAAAGACATTCGTCAGGGAGACTATCCTTTCGGACAGCTGGACCTGTTGACCCTCTCCGCTTGCGCTACCGCCATGCACGGCGGACAAGAGGCTAATGGCAAGGAGGTCGAAGGCTTCGGCGCACTGGCGCAGATCAAAGGCGCAAAAGGTGTGCTCGCCACCCTATGGCCTATCGCTGATGCCAGCACCGCACAACTGATGCAGACTTTATACCGTTCGCGTCAGCAGCAACACCTGAACAAAGCTGAAGCGTTACGCCAAGCACAGCTTACTTTACTTCACGGTAGCAGTACGAGTGTCAATCTGGCCTCAACTACTGAACGAGGTGCGGAGCGACTGGAGGGGAGGGCGACCTCGGCCAGCGAGGCCCCGGCTTTTGAGGTGAATGCCATGGCCCCCTTTGCTCACCCGTACTACTGGGCTCCATTTATATTGATGGGGAATTGGCTGTGA